DNA sequence from the Fusarium verticillioides 7600 chromosome 2, whole genome shotgun sequence genome:
CAGAGCAACTGACCTACGACAGCAGGTGGGAAATAGACATAGCGAGCAGTATCACCGTCGATCCATCCCTCTTCCCGCATATCATTTCCCTCAACAGGGTTGTTCAGTTCGTAGACTTGAGTCAGGTGATAACGCCAGGCTGGACCTTCAGTAACACGACCAGGGTCAGCGCAAGCCATAAATCGCAACAGGTCCCCATCGTAGAGCCAGAAGCGAACCACTTGTGCCGGTATTTTAAAGTTGAGTATAAGATCAGCCTGGTAACCTTCTATCACATCATCGATAATGTCCTGGGGTAGCGACAGGAGCACGTCTGTACGAGCCGATGCAGGGGGCAGTGATTGAAGGGTTGCCAGTGGTACACGCTGAGATTCTAGTGGCTGAGTTTGAGTTGGCGGAAGAGGACGGTGGATGGGTTTGCGAACAGGCTTTGCTGGTCGGGGGCGGCTCTTGGCCTGGGGAGTTGCTGAGAGGGGAGGGAGTGTAGGGGGCAGTGTAGTAGGTCGAGAACTCAGAGACAGGagtgaagaggttgatgttgatgcttgACCATTTGAGCCAGACGATTCCTCAGAGGAAATGGTTGCAACGGCTTGTCGTTTAGTTTTAACGCTCGTCGTTTGcatagaagaggaggatgctctaatgacctcttcctcagatGAAGCAATCTCGCTCATAACGAGTTGCGtttcagcaccagcaacgaAAGCGTTTTCGTCGTTCTCGTCACCAaagtcttcatcctcctcatcctcagaatCAGGTATCTCGAGCATGACCTTCTTTTTTCCACTGCCTGGTGATACTCGCTTCATCCTTGGCGTGGGGCTACCACTCCTCTGACTTCCACCGAGTTCACTagtcctcctccttctggaCTTGGTAGGCGTCTCCAGCTCGTCCATCGCAGAAGACGATGTTTCAAACGGTTCAATGACGCCTTTTGgagttcttggtgtcttgTTCGGCGAATCCACAGGTAGTTCCTTGAGAGGTGTACGGTTAGTAGACCCCCAACTGTCGGTGGCGTAAGAATCCTGGATGATGCACTCGTGCTTTCGAGGCGACGATGTTGTCTTAGGTCGTCCTCTTAGCTCCTTCAGCGGAGATGGGTTCGctggtgaagatgtcttTCCTTTGAGAGGCGACGGATTGGCAAGGTCTGGTGGACCATAGCGTTCCAGCATCATGCTAGCGGGTGTTGACGATATGCTAGGCGGCGCAGACAGCTGGCTCGAGGAAGGTATTTCTGTTGCTTGAACATTCTTGTGCGGTGTCTGCTTCTGAGGTGTCTGTGGCACAATAGACTCTTCCCGCTGAAGAGTTGGTTCTTCTGGCCTACGCTTCAATATCGATTTTGGAGTTTTCTGATTCTTGACAGGTGAAACGTTCTTCTGTTTTCGGGTCTTTCGTGGACTTGGACTAGCCGCATCGCCCAACCATTGCTGGAAGTCGTCATCattatcttcatcttcagaatcCTTGATAAACTCGGCGTGGGCTGGATCGCGGCCGAGGAATTGGGTCAAAGTCTGTGTATGGCAGGCCGAACTAGGTGCATCTCCCATCGTCTTACGTCGGCTCgatttcctttcctttttcgGTTTTGGCTGTTCCTCTGTATCATCACCCAATGTCCGTCTTCGCTTGGCTCGCTCATTCTTGTTAGAAGTGACTTTCGCTTTCGCTCGTCGTTTCCGCCCGCTCGAAACAGgttcctcgtcttcttcttggtcttcttgttccttgtcTGACTGCATTTCATCCTGTTCACTATCACTCAGGACGATCGGGTCCTCGTTCCCTTCCAAGCTCGATACAAAGTCGATTTGAGTCAAGGTTTGTTGTCGAAAAAGTCTCGAGGGTGTTTCCGCCTGCTTCTTCCGATTTTGTTTTCCATATGTTCGAACAACCTTTCTACGCGCGGGGAACTGTGCTTGCTGTTGCGCGGGAGTTGAATGGTAGACACGACTTGGTGCGGGTTTACCGCCTGAGCGGGTTTTGGGCGTCATGATTGCGGTGTTAAAGTCGCTCAACGACGTGATACAGTAGTTTTTGGGCTTGAGTTCAAGTAAAGCAGCATATGAAAGTCGACATATTGTCCGTGGAGTGGATGAACATGATATATTCAGGCAACTTCGATGTaatgtcgatgatgaagtggAGCTACAAGGGCCCAAGGGCGTTAAGTGGCGTAGCTTCCCTGCATGTCCAAGCTCGCGACGCGTCTCGTCGCGTAAAGTAGTGGGGGCAATTAATGATCGCGCCTCAGTAACGAGGCCTATAATTAGAAGAATAGTATAAAACGGAGGAAACCAACCAAGTATAAATACGACTCCATGATAAGACAGACTCCAGCCAAGCAAGTATCGCAGAGATTTGTAGAGATCAATAAATATACCGAGATATATAAAGTCCATTCCTCAAAACGCTCGACACCACGAAACGCGCCTCATATACTACCTTACCCATCCATGGCTGATCAAGCATGCCAATATACCTAGAGAATATAGTATTCGTAcagcaagttcatcatcatgttcccATTCGCTCTAAGCACCAAACTCAACGAAAAGCCGCCTTGACGTCGGCTCGAGGCCACTCGAAgagaacatcaccaccatATACGTTGGTCGTCACATTGCCGACCCgtctctcaaccttttcgTAGAACTTTTCGCACTCTTCCAGCACCTTGATCACCAATCCTCGGCTTAGTCCTGGTTCATCGGCATCGCCAAAGTGCTTCTCAACACGTTTACGCAGCGCCTCGATGCCCTTTCGCACTTCCTTGGAGTCGTAGTTGCTCAAAACCTTATTGAAAACCgtcttgctgttggaagGCTGCGCAGCAATTGATGCCGGTGATTTGCCTGTCTGCAACTGGGCTTCCATGTTCTCGAGGTGTTCCAGAATCTTTCCGAGTGGTCGCCGCATGACTGCATCAAGATATAGATTCATATGCTCATAATATGTCGTGTTGGCCTTTTCCTTCCATTCCTCGAGGACGTCCAGGCCTCGTGTATCCGTCTCCTCAAGGAAGTGGTTCATGTTCTCAATCAGGAGGATATGGAAGTTGAGGGCTTCCTTGTCCTCTGGGTCAACCGAGCCGGCTGTCGCACTGACACCGGGATTCTCTCGCGCAATGACCATGAGTGAGTCAAACATGGTCTTCAGTATTCGGTCATACTCG
Encoded proteins:
- a CDS encoding hypothetical protein (At least one base has a quality score < 10) — encoded protein: MTPKTRSGGKPAPSRVYHSTPAQQQAQFPARRKVVRTYGKQNRKKQAETPSRLFRQQTLTQIDFVSSLEGNEDPIVLSDSEQDEMQSDKEQEDQEEDEEPVSSGRKRRAKAKVTSNKNERAKRRRTLGDDTEEQPKPKKERKSSRRKTMGDAPSSACHTQTLTQFLGRDPAHAEFIKDSEDEDNDDDFQQWLGDAASPSPRKTRKQKNVSPVKNQKTPKSILKRRPEEPTLQREESIVPQTPQKQTPHKNVQATEIPSSSQLSAPPSISSTPASMMLERYGPPDLANPSPLKGKTSSPANPSPLKELRGRPKTTSSPRKHECIIQDSYATDSWGSTNRTPLKELPVDSPNKTPRTPKGVIEPFETSSSAMDELETPTKSRRRRTSELGGSQRSGSPTPRMKRVSPGSGKKKVMLEIPDSEDEEDEDFGDENDENAFVAGAETQLVMSEIASSEEEVIRASSSSMQTTSVKTKRQAVATISSEESSGSNGQASTSTSSLLSLSSRPTTLPPTLPPLSATPQAKSRPRPAKPVRKPIHRPLPPTQTQPLESQRVPLATLQSLPPASARTDVLLSLPQDIIDDVIEGYQADLILNFKIPAQVVRFWLYDGDLLRFMACADPGRVTEGPAWRYHLTQVYELNNPVEGNDMREEGWIDGDTARYVYFPPAVVGQLLWNLRHALFKENTPGDEPTQTQATVEDDDSGRVDLFANSSQPLPADKTPVPSSSMSVSQQVEAQLKSDFAQSTQFPTSDDILVPSTPEEENNNNNNNNNNNNNNNNNNNNNNNNNENTTLPTTHIASSPTTIKPPPRRTPFAASSYRATRPSLSSASKRPAVRPSQATTVSQSSTPEQHSSSVRRPPLHSSSSIGLPEGLLDEDDDDDALHLLSGYNPGSSQLLTKSQMLPDSLLRDDTRVPPEIWDSDDDDDERL